From Enhydrobacter sp., the proteins below share one genomic window:
- a CDS encoding metal-dependent hydrolase, translated as MIARLVAVLVAACLAFAGAVHAQGKAEILWYSQAAFKITTPGGKVILIDPWIMGGPLTPPELKNLDLLDKVDLVLVTHGHGDHLGDAMTISKKHNAPIWAPAGLNQMLLTLGLMPANLVPRMNKTGTVEPFPGVKITMVRAEHSSEMLLKDPVTGKDTTYSAGEPVGFIIELENGFKIYHMGDTGLFGDMKLIGEYYKPDLLLVPIGGHFVMDPKAAAYATKELVKPKMAWPMHYASNPMLRGTPAQYKEAMGQTSIQIIDAKPGDKKTF; from the coding sequence ATGATTGCTCGTCTCGTGGCGGTGCTCGTCGCCGCATGCCTCGCCTTTGCCGGCGCCGTCCACGCGCAGGGCAAGGCGGAGATCCTGTGGTACAGCCAGGCGGCCTTCAAGATCACCACGCCGGGCGGCAAGGTGATCCTGATCGATCCGTGGATCATGGGCGGCCCGCTGACGCCGCCGGAACTGAAGAACCTCGACCTGCTCGACAAGGTCGACCTCGTGCTGGTGACGCACGGACACGGCGATCATCTCGGCGACGCCATGACGATCTCCAAGAAGCACAACGCGCCGATCTGGGCGCCCGCCGGCCTCAACCAGATGCTCCTGACGCTCGGCCTGATGCCGGCCAACCTCGTGCCGCGCATGAACAAGACCGGCACCGTCGAGCCGTTCCCCGGCGTGAAGATCACCATGGTGCGCGCCGAGCACTCCTCGGAGATGCTGCTCAAGGATCCCGTCACCGGCAAGGACACGACCTATTCGGCCGGCGAGCCGGTCGGCTTCATCATCGAGCTCGAGAACGGCTTCAAGATCTACCACATGGGCGACACCGGCCTGTTCGGCGACATGAAGCTGATCGGCGAGTACTACAAGCCCGACCTGCTGCTGGTGCCGATCGGCGGCCACTTCGTCATGGATCCCAAGGCCGCCGCCTACGCCACCAAGGAGCTGGTCAAGCCCAAGATGGCGTGGCCGATGCACTACGCCTCCAACCCGATGCTGCGCGGCACGCCCGCCCAGTACAAGGAGGCGATGGGCCAGACGTCGATCCAGATCATCGACGCCAAGCCGGGCGACAAGAAGACGTTTTAG
- a CDS encoding bifunctional 3-(3-hydroxy-phenyl)propionate/3-hydroxycinnamic acid hydroxylase: MAGAAQLSADVAIVGCGPVGALLGNLLGQAGLSVAIYERDSEIHPLPRAVHFDGEVMRVFQATGLAEPIAAATRASSRGMHFIDAGGRTLMVRRGIEGQGPHGWAGNWYFHQPTLERILRGGLERFANVRLHLGHDVGSVDELDARYVVGCDGARSLVRHAIGSRQCDLGLHQPWLVVDLLCDPESPRVRALPEYTIQLCDPKRPMTVVNVSGVRRRWEIMQMPGDDPARLIDPDVFWPMMARWLGPEDATVERSAVYTFHSVVQEGWRKGRLLLAGDSCHQTPPFLGQGMCAGMRDAANLAWKLAAVVRDGTDERLLDTYESERLPHVRAFIELAVKLGAVIQATEPTAVEERDRRFDKGAEMFDFPQPQLGPGFRADAPSPVGTIFPQSRLPGGRLMDEAIGRRFAIVGEPALLEGIDMPAAVLLPGAGMDWLAAHGARAAILRPDRYIFAVANSREALVEAIRGARASFDSGWSPLSTS; the protein is encoded by the coding sequence GTGGCAGGCGCTGCACAGCTGAGCGCAGACGTCGCCATCGTCGGCTGCGGGCCGGTCGGCGCCCTGCTCGGCAACCTGCTCGGGCAGGCGGGCCTTTCGGTCGCCATCTACGAGCGCGACAGCGAGATCCATCCGCTGCCGCGCGCCGTGCACTTCGACGGCGAGGTGATGCGAGTCTTCCAGGCCACAGGCCTGGCGGAGCCCATTGCCGCGGCAACCCGCGCCTCGTCGAGGGGCATGCACTTCATCGATGCCGGGGGGCGCACCCTGATGGTCCGGCGCGGCATCGAGGGGCAGGGGCCGCACGGCTGGGCCGGCAACTGGTATTTCCATCAGCCGACGCTGGAGCGGATCCTGCGCGGCGGCCTCGAGCGCTTCGCCAACGTCCGCCTTCATCTCGGCCACGACGTCGGCTCCGTCGACGAACTCGACGCACGCTATGTGGTGGGGTGCGATGGTGCGCGCTCACTGGTACGCCACGCTATCGGCAGCCGACAGTGCGATCTCGGATTGCACCAGCCCTGGCTGGTGGTCGACCTGCTGTGCGATCCAGAGTCGCCGCGGGTGCGCGCTTTGCCCGAGTACACGATCCAACTCTGCGATCCGAAGCGGCCGATGACCGTCGTCAACGTCAGCGGCGTGCGACGACGCTGGGAAATCATGCAGATGCCGGGCGACGATCCCGCGCGTCTCATCGATCCCGATGTCTTCTGGCCGATGATGGCGCGCTGGCTCGGGCCCGAGGACGCCACGGTCGAGCGTTCGGCCGTCTACACCTTCCATTCGGTGGTGCAGGAAGGCTGGCGCAAGGGCCGTCTCTTGCTGGCCGGAGATTCCTGCCATCAGACACCGCCCTTCCTCGGCCAGGGCATGTGCGCGGGCATGCGCGATGCCGCCAACCTCGCCTGGAAGCTTGCGGCGGTCGTGCGGGACGGAACCGACGAAAGGCTGCTCGACACATACGAGAGCGAGCGCCTGCCGCACGTGCGCGCCTTCATCGAGCTTGCCGTGAAGCTCGGCGCGGTCATCCAGGCGACCGAACCCACGGCCGTCGAGGAGCGCGACCGCCGCTTCGACAAGGGCGCCGAGATGTTCGACTTCCCGCAGCCGCAACTCGGACCGGGCTTTCGCGCCGACGCACCATCCCCGGTCGGCACCATCTTCCCGCAGTCGCGCCTGCCCGGCGGCCGCCTCATGGACGAGGCGATCGGCCGGCGGTTCGCCATCGTCGGCGAACCGGCATTGCTCGAGGGTATCGATATGCCGGCCGCGGTACTGCTGCCTGGGGCAGGAATGGATTGGCTCGCGGCGCACGGCGCGCGCGCGGCTATCCTGCGGCCGGACCGCTACATCTTCGCGGTGGCGAACTCGCGCGAGGCGCTCGTCGAGGCAATCCGCGGCGCGAGGGCTTCGTTCGATTCGGGATGGTCGCCACTCTCCACGTCCTGA
- a CDS encoding thiolase domain-containing protein, with amino-acid sequence MSIKGKAYIAGIYEHPTRLAKDLSLAQIHAEVAKGALADAGLTKDDVDGYFCAGDAPGLGPMSMVEYMGLRPRHVDSTDTGGSSYVLHVGHAAEAIAAGKCKVALITLAGRPRAEGMATGTVPRSRGGTPTPDEPFEFPYGPTVVNMYAMCAMRHMHEFGTAAEQLAWIKVAASHHAQHNPHALLRDVVTVEEVVNSPVISDPLHRLDCCVITDGGGAIVVVAPEIARSLKRPKVKLIGASEFIKTQMGGKVDLTYSGARFSGSAAFAEAGVTPSDIKYASIYDSFTITVLMQLEDLGFCQKGKGGSFVADGNLIAGQGRLPFNTDGGGLCSNHPGNRGGLTKVLEAVRQLRGEAHPKVQVKNCDLAIAHGTGGSLGLRHGSATVILERE; translated from the coding sequence ATGAGCATCAAGGGCAAGGCCTATATCGCCGGCATCTACGAGCACCCGACGCGGCTCGCCAAGGATCTGTCGCTGGCGCAGATCCATGCCGAGGTGGCGAAGGGCGCGCTGGCCGACGCCGGGCTGACCAAGGACGACGTCGACGGCTATTTCTGCGCCGGCGACGCGCCGGGCCTCGGCCCGATGTCGATGGTCGAGTACATGGGGCTCCGGCCACGCCACGTCGATTCGACCGACACCGGCGGCTCGTCCTACGTGCTCCATGTCGGCCACGCCGCCGAGGCGATCGCGGCGGGCAAGTGCAAGGTGGCGCTGATCACGCTCGCCGGCCGGCCGCGCGCCGAGGGCATGGCGACCGGCACCGTGCCGAGGAGCCGCGGCGGCACGCCGACGCCCGACGAGCCGTTCGAGTTCCCCTACGGCCCGACGGTGGTGAACATGTACGCCATGTGCGCCATGCGCCACATGCACGAGTTCGGCACGGCGGCCGAACAGCTCGCCTGGATCAAGGTCGCCGCCTCGCACCATGCGCAGCACAACCCGCATGCGCTGCTGCGCGATGTCGTCACCGTCGAGGAGGTGGTGAATTCGCCGGTCATCTCCGATCCGCTGCATCGCCTCGATTGCTGCGTCATCACCGACGGCGGCGGCGCCATCGTCGTGGTGGCGCCGGAGATCGCCCGCTCGCTGAAGCGGCCCAAGGTCAAGCTGATCGGCGCCTCGGAGTTCATCAAGACGCAGATGGGCGGCAAGGTGGATCTCACCTATTCCGGCGCGCGCTTCTCGGGTTCGGCGGCTTTCGCCGAGGCGGGCGTGACGCCGTCCGACATCAAGTACGCCTCGATCTACGACAGCTTCACCATCACGGTGCTGATGCAGCTCGAGGATCTCGGCTTCTGCCAGAAGGGCAAGGGCGGCAGCTTCGTGGCCGACGGCAACCTGATCGCGGGCCAGGGCAGGCTGCCCTTCAACACCGACGGCGGCGGCCTCTGCAGCAACCATCCGGGCAACCGGGGCGGCCTGACCAAGGTGCTCGAGGCGGTGCGCCAGCTCAGGGGCGAGGCCCATCCCAAGGTGCAGGTGAAGAACTGCGACCTCGCCATCGCGCACGGCACCGGCGGCTCACTCGGCCTGCGCCACGGCAGCGCCACCGTCATTCTGGAGAGGGAGTAG
- a CDS encoding xanthine dehydrogenase family protein molybdopterin-binding subunit: protein MNVAQDADDLNLMKFGIGQPVPRQEDPTLLRGHGRYTDDVNLPAQAHAVMVRSQVAHGIIKGIDTGQAKAMPGVLGVWTGTDLNAAGYGPLKTLIPVPNRDGSPMKAPTRHSLATDRVRFVGDPVAFVVAETLAQAKDAAEAVQLDIDALAAVTDARASAQPGAPLVFDEAPGNLCVDFHYGDTAKVADAFARSAHVTRLRLVSNRIVVCAMEPRSAVAHYDKASDRYTFHVGNQGAFGMKHQMAALLGIKPEQMHVLTGNVGGSFGMKGSPFPEYAGLFHASRLLGRPVKWTDERSGSFLSDQHGRDHDFDAELALDQDGTFLALRLDGYANVGAYLANVGPLMGSMGVTRNIAAIYRTPLIEVSSKVVFTHTSPVGAYRGAGRPEANYFMERLIETAAREMGIDAVAMRKRNHIRPEEMPYKTASGTTYDSGEFTAVLDKALAAADVAGFPARRQNSRARGRLRGLGIGNYLEVTAPPIKEMGGIRFEANGDVTIITGTLDYGQGHWSPFAQVLTEKLGIPFRRIKLIQGDSDLLVAGGGTGGSKSIMASGAAIVEASDKVIDKGKQIAGAVLEASAADIEFRLGRFNIVGTDRGVGIMELAEKLRGGLTLPEGVPTSLDVSHVHEAAPSAFPNGAHVAEVEIDPDTGIVEVVKYTMINDFGTVINPLLVEGQSHGGVVQGIGQALFERVVYSEDGQLLSGSFTDYALPRADDVPSFAIGYHSVPARTNLLGAKGCGEAGCAGSLPSVMNAIADALGGRHVDMPATPERVWQALHS, encoded by the coding sequence ATGAACGTCGCCCAGGACGCGGACGATCTCAACCTGATGAAATTCGGCATCGGCCAGCCGGTGCCGCGGCAGGAGGATCCGACGCTGCTGCGCGGCCATGGCCGCTATACCGACGACGTGAATCTGCCGGCGCAGGCACATGCCGTCATGGTGCGAAGCCAGGTCGCGCACGGCATCATCAAGGGCATCGACACCGGCCAGGCGAAGGCCATGCCGGGCGTGCTGGGCGTTTGGACGGGGACCGATCTCAACGCCGCGGGCTACGGTCCGCTCAAGACCCTGATTCCGGTTCCCAATCGCGATGGATCGCCGATGAAGGCTCCGACGCGCCATTCGCTCGCCACCGACAGGGTGCGCTTCGTCGGCGATCCCGTCGCCTTCGTCGTCGCCGAGACGTTGGCGCAGGCCAAGGACGCCGCCGAGGCCGTCCAACTCGACATCGATGCGCTTGCCGCCGTCACCGACGCCCGCGCCAGTGCGCAGCCGGGCGCGCCGCTGGTGTTCGACGAGGCGCCCGGCAATCTCTGCGTCGACTTCCACTATGGCGACACCGCCAAGGTGGCGGACGCCTTCGCCCGGTCCGCCCATGTCACGCGCCTGCGCCTGGTCAGCAACCGGATCGTCGTCTGCGCCATGGAGCCGCGCTCGGCAGTCGCACACTACGACAAGGCGAGCGACCGCTACACGTTCCACGTCGGCAACCAGGGTGCCTTCGGCATGAAGCACCAGATGGCGGCGCTGCTCGGCATCAAGCCCGAGCAGATGCACGTGCTGACCGGCAATGTCGGCGGCTCGTTCGGCATGAAGGGCTCGCCGTTTCCCGAGTATGCCGGCCTGTTCCATGCCTCGCGGCTGCTTGGGCGGCCGGTGAAGTGGACCGACGAGCGCAGCGGCAGCTTCCTCAGCGACCAGCACGGCCGCGACCACGATTTCGACGCCGAGCTCGCACTCGACCAGGACGGCACCTTCCTCGCGCTGCGCCTCGACGGCTACGCCAACGTCGGCGCCTATCTCGCCAACGTCGGCCCGCTGATGGGATCGATGGGCGTGACGCGCAACATCGCCGCCATCTACCGCACGCCGCTGATCGAGGTATCGAGCAAGGTGGTGTTCACACACACCTCGCCGGTAGGCGCCTATCGCGGCGCGGGCCGGCCCGAGGCCAACTACTTCATGGAGCGCCTGATCGAGACGGCGGCGCGCGAGATGGGCATCGACGCGGTGGCGATGCGCAAGCGCAACCACATCAGGCCGGAGGAGATGCCCTACAAGACCGCGTCGGGCACGACCTACGATTCGGGCGAGTTTACGGCCGTGCTCGACAAGGCGCTGGCGGCGGCCGATGTCGCCGGCTTTCCCGCGCGCCGGCAGAACAGCAGAGCGCGCGGCAGACTGCGCGGCCTCGGCATCGGCAACTATCTCGAGGTCACCGCGCCCCCGATCAAGGAGATGGGCGGCATCCGCTTCGAGGCCAACGGCGACGTCACCATCATCACCGGCACGCTCGACTACGGGCAGGGCCACTGGTCGCCCTTCGCCCAGGTGCTGACCGAGAAGCTCGGCATCCCGTTCCGCCGGATCAAGCTGATCCAGGGCGATAGCGATCTGCTCGTCGCCGGCGGCGGCACCGGCGGCTCCAAGTCGATCATGGCGTCGGGCGCGGCGATCGTGGAAGCCTCCGACAAGGTGATCGACAAGGGCAAGCAGATCGCCGGCGCCGTACTGGAGGCGTCGGCGGCCGACATCGAGTTCAGGCTCGGCCGCTTCAACATCGTCGGTACCGACCGAGGCGTCGGCATCATGGAGCTGGCCGAGAAGCTGCGCGGCGGGCTGACGCTGCCCGAAGGCGTGCCGACGAGCCTCGACGTCAGCCATGTGCACGAGGCCGCGCCGTCGGCCTTTCCCAACGGCGCGCACGTCGCCGAGGTCGAGATCGACCCAGACACGGGCATTGTCGAGGTGGTGAAGTACACCATGATCAACGACTTCGGCACGGTCATCAATCCGCTGCTCGTCGAGGGCCAGAGCCACGGCGGCGTGGTGCAGGGCATCGGCCAGGCGCTGTTCGAGCGCGTCGTCTACAGCGAGGACGGCCAGCTGCTCAGCGGCAGCTTCACCGACTACGCGCTGCCCCGCGCCGACGACGTCCCCTCCTTCGCCATCGGCTACCATTCGGTGCCGGCCAGGACCAACCTGCTCGGCGCCAAAGGCTGCGGCGAGGCGGGCTGCGCCGGATCCCTGCCTTCGGTGATGAACGCCATCGCCGACGCGCTGGGCGGCCGGCACGTCGACATGCCGGCGACACCCGAGCGCGTGTGGCAGGCGCTGCACAGCTGA
- a CDS encoding CoA transferase, with protein MSARPLAGVRVLDFGLLTAGANTSAMLADLGAEVLKIESGAYLDPFRVVGRMDDGDGWWNRSPQFRFTNRNKRGLALNLKHAEGQRVVRELAAHCDVVVENFRRGVLDRAGLGWRDLSAVNPRLVFAAISSQGDTGPERMNVSFGSTLDATSGIAALTGYHGEEPRISGMDVNYPDQIVSLFATGMVITAVMEARRSGKGAFLDFSQREVASFTLGEEILAASVDALRPQVPRDNHEDGIAQQDAYRCADERWIAVTLDAADPALESFCASRSSADAVATLCARGIAAALCHDGADLLRDATLAGVTLARDASGTLVKGLPYRLDGRGIAIERPAPDLGQHTDEVLRELLGYGDGELARLKEAGVTATVPAIGEV; from the coding sequence ATGAGCGCGCGGCCGCTCGCCGGCGTGCGCGTGCTCGATTTCGGCCTGCTGACCGCCGGCGCCAACACCTCGGCCATGCTGGCCGATCTCGGCGCCGAGGTGCTGAAGATCGAATCGGGCGCCTATCTCGATCCCTTCCGCGTCGTCGGCAGGATGGATGACGGCGACGGCTGGTGGAACCGCTCGCCGCAGTTCCGCTTCACCAACCGCAACAAGCGCGGCCTGGCGCTCAACCTCAAGCACGCCGAGGGCCAGCGCGTGGTGCGCGAGCTCGCCGCGCACTGCGACGTCGTGGTCGAGAATTTCCGCCGCGGCGTGCTCGACCGCGCCGGCCTCGGCTGGCGCGACCTCTCCGCCGTCAACCCGCGCCTGGTCTTCGCCGCCATCTCGAGCCAGGGCGACACAGGCCCGGAGCGCATGAACGTGTCGTTTGGCAGCACGCTTGACGCCACCTCGGGCATCGCCGCGCTCACCGGCTACCACGGGGAGGAGCCGCGCATCTCCGGCATGGACGTGAACTATCCCGACCAGATCGTGTCGCTGTTCGCCACAGGGATGGTGATCACGGCGGTCATGGAGGCGCGCCGCAGCGGCAAGGGGGCCTTCCTCGATTTCTCCCAGCGCGAAGTCGCCTCGTTCACCTTGGGCGAGGAGATCCTGGCGGCGTCGGTCGACGCTTTGCGCCCGCAGGTGCCGCGCGACAACCACGAGGACGGCATCGCGCAGCAGGACGCCTATCGTTGCGCCGACGAACGTTGGATCGCCGTCACGCTCGACGCCGCCGATCCGGCACTCGAATCGTTCTGTGCCAGCCGAAGCAGCGCCGATGCCGTTGCGACTTTGTGCGCACGAGGCATCGCCGCCGCGTTGTGCCACGACGGCGCCGACCTGCTGCGCGATGCGACACTCGCCGGCGTCACCCTGGCGCGCGACGCCAGCGGCACCCTGGTCAAGGGTCTGCCGTACCGGCTCGACGGAAGAGGCATCGCCATCGAGCGGCCGGCACCGGATCTCGGCCAGCACACCGACGAAGTGCTGCGCGAGCTGCTGGGCTACGGCGATGGCGAGCTGGCGAGACTGAAGGAGGCCGGCGTCACAGCGACCGTGCCGGCGATCGGAGAGGTCTGA
- a CDS encoding LLM class flavin-dependent oxidoreductase: MAQTGNHKGLQFGIFLAPFHRVGENPTLGMARDMELIEWIDELGYDEAWIGEHHSAGWETIASPEVFIGAAIERTRYIRLGSGVTSLPYHHPLMVANRFVQLDHMSRGRTMLGCGPGALPSDAYMMGIEPSTQRRRMEESLEAIMRLLECKEPVTMKTDWFELREARLHLAPYSHPHFPIACASTITPSGMIAAGKHGVGVLSIGAGLPGGPEAMAKQWAIYEETAAKHGKTADRTKWRIVVNAHLAEDDEQALREVHVGERHETVTYFEDTLGRPPGRSDDPLREGVAMGTTLVGTPDTVARGIERLLGYSNGGFGGILFRAHEWASRESTLRSYELFARYVMPRFQGSLDTVVGSNEWARENRRGIFGPNVEAVKKAFTDAGRAVPDEFRARTPGARDVAGD, translated from the coding sequence ATGGCACAGACCGGCAATCACAAGGGCCTGCAGTTCGGCATCTTTCTCGCGCCCTTCCATCGCGTCGGCGAGAACCCGACTCTCGGCATGGCGCGCGACATGGAGCTGATCGAGTGGATCGACGAGTTGGGCTACGACGAGGCTTGGATCGGCGAGCACCATTCCGCCGGCTGGGAGACCATCGCCTCGCCGGAGGTGTTCATCGGCGCCGCGATCGAACGCACGCGCTACATCAGGCTCGGCTCGGGCGTGACCAGCCTGCCCTACCACCACCCGCTGATGGTGGCGAACCGCTTCGTGCAGCTCGACCACATGTCGCGCGGCCGCACCATGCTGGGCTGCGGCCCGGGCGCGCTGCCGAGCGACGCCTACATGATGGGTATCGAGCCCTCCACCCAGCGCCGGCGCATGGAGGAATCGCTCGAGGCCATCATGCGGCTGCTCGAATGCAAGGAGCCGGTCACCATGAAGACCGACTGGTTCGAACTCAGGGAGGCGCGGCTGCACCTCGCGCCCTATTCCCATCCGCATTTCCCGATCGCCTGCGCCAGCACCATCACGCCATCGGGCATGATCGCGGCCGGCAAGCACGGCGTCGGCGTGCTGTCGATCGGCGCCGGCCTGCCGGGCGGGCCCGAGGCGATGGCCAAGCAGTGGGCGATCTACGAGGAGACGGCGGCCAAGCACGGCAAGACGGCCGACCGCACGAAATGGCGCATCGTCGTCAACGCCCACCTCGCGGAGGACGACGAGCAGGCGTTGCGCGAGGTCCATGTCGGCGAGCGGCACGAGACCGTGACTTATTTCGAGGACACGCTCGGCCGTCCGCCCGGCCGCTCCGACGATCCGTTGCGCGAGGGCGTCGCCATGGGCACGACCCTGGTCGGCACGCCCGACACGGTGGCCAGGGGCATCGAGCGTCTGCTCGGCTATTCCAACGGCGGCTTCGGCGGCATCCTGTTCCGCGCCCACGAATGGGCGAGCCGCGAGAGCACGCTGAGATCCTACGAGCTGTTCGCGCGCTACGTGATGCCGCGCTTCCAGGGCTCGCTCGACACCGTCGTCGGCTCGAACGAATGGGCCAGGGAGAACCGCAGGGGCATCTTCGGCCCCAACGTCGAAGCCGTGAAGAAGGCCTTCACCGACGCCGGCCGCGCCGTGCCCGACGAATTCCGGGCACGCACGCCGGGCGCGCGCGACGTGGCGGGGGACTGA
- a CDS encoding Zn-ribbon domain-containing OB-fold protein, which yields MEKKERKLPAPAVSAETQAYWDAAARGKLLVKKCTACGEFHHYPRALCPFCFSDKTEWVEASGKGTIYSYSVMRRAPVPYAMAYVTLAEGPRMVTNIVDCDLDKLRVEQPVKLVFKPTDGGPPLPMFTPA from the coding sequence ATGGAGAAGAAGGAACGCAAGCTGCCGGCGCCGGCCGTCAGCGCCGAGACCCAAGCCTATTGGGACGCCGCCGCCAGGGGCAAGCTGCTGGTGAAGAAATGCACCGCCTGCGGCGAATTCCACCACTATCCGCGCGCGCTCTGCCCGTTCTGCTTCTCCGACAAGACCGAATGGGTCGAGGCGTCGGGCAAGGGTACGATCTATTCCTACTCGGTGATGCGCCGCGCGCCGGTGCCCTACGCCATGGCCTACGTCACGCTGGCCGAGGGCCCGCGCATGGTGACGAACATCGTCGATTGCGACCTCGACAAGCTCCGGGTCGAGCAGCCGGTGAAGCTCGTCTTCAAGCCGACCGACGGGGGACCGCCGCTGCCGATGTTCACGCCGGCGTGA
- a CDS encoding nitronate monooxygenase: MARAEVRRLIDRMAAPIIAAPMFLVSNPALTLACCAEGVMGSFPAHGTRSREEFQAWLDQMVEGIERLEDEGRKPAPWAVNLVVHASNPRYPGDLELVEKYKVPVVLTSKGAPGDAIKRIHGWGAVALHDIANRRHAEKALEAGVDGVIAVAGGAGGHTGTINPFALMNEVRQLGGDFAIVLAGGLTTGRDVLAAETMGADLAYIGTRFIATREAMAADAHKQMILDTRATDVFLSASIDGAPANWLTPSLIAAGIDLDVLRTTLPGKVVSAHDNKKRWKDIYTAGHGVGNIADIPPASELCRRLIAQYREAKRQVA, translated from the coding sequence ATGGCGCGTGCCGAAGTCCGCCGGCTGATCGACCGCATGGCCGCCCCCATCATCGCCGCGCCGATGTTCCTGGTGTCCAATCCCGCGCTGACGCTCGCCTGCTGTGCCGAGGGCGTCATGGGCAGCTTCCCGGCGCATGGCACGCGCAGCCGCGAGGAGTTCCAGGCGTGGCTCGACCAGATGGTCGAAGGCATCGAGCGGCTGGAGGACGAAGGCCGCAAGCCCGCGCCGTGGGCAGTGAACCTGGTCGTGCACGCCTCCAACCCGCGCTATCCGGGCGATCTCGAACTGGTCGAGAAGTACAAGGTGCCGGTGGTGCTGACGTCGAAGGGCGCGCCGGGCGATGCCATCAAGCGCATCCACGGCTGGGGCGCGGTCGCGCTGCACGACATCGCCAACCGCCGCCACGCCGAAAAGGCGCTGGAGGCTGGCGTCGACGGCGTGATCGCCGTGGCGGGCGGCGCCGGCGGCCACACCGGCACGATCAATCCCTTCGCGCTGATGAACGAGGTGCGCCAGCTCGGCGGGGATTTCGCCATCGTGCTGGCGGGTGGCCTCACCACCGGCCGCGACGTGCTGGCGGCCGAGACCATGGGCGCCGATCTCGCCTACATCGGCACGCGCTTCATCGCCACGCGCGAGGCCATGGCCGCCGACGCGCACAAGCAGATGATTCTCGACACGCGCGCCACCGACGTCTTCCTGTCGGCCTCGATCGACGGCGCGCCGGCCAACTGGCTGACGCCGAGCCTCATTGCCGCCGGCATCGACCTCGACGTGCTGCGCACCACCTTGCCCGGCAAGGTGGTGAGCGCGCACGACAACAAGAAGCGCTGGAAGGACATCTACACGGCGGGCCACGGCGTCGGGAATATCGCCGACATCCCGCCCGCATCAGAGCTTTGCCGCCGGCTGATCGCGCAATATCGGGAGGCAAAGCGCCAGGTCGCCTAA
- a CDS encoding CoA transferase → MNENSALPLARFTVLEIDDAGVPLCLRLATSLAGKIAADLGAAVLKIEPPDGDPVRRAPPFLPQGESALYQFLNTSKRSLALDLASDAGRAALARLLDTADACLFEEPASLAASIRAGKATPIEIAAFPAGMDASVPFSALTLTALSGMLHMVGEPERKPLKLAGHQASYAAGLTAFTGLAAALAARDAGRAAPTVRVSLAEVMQWVNWKAASGAEATGVSPGREGKQSEFQVVPCRDGHVAVVYTVTQWPATRDLIGDIRLKDEKFATRAGRRKHVGEMYAILRPWFADRTRAEIQAAAQARGVPFGPVFTPRELLETEQYVARGFLAEMAHPTLGALRLPQLPVQWNGRSFAPRPAPELAAEKKVAA, encoded by the coding sequence ATGAACGAAAATTCCGCACTGCCGCTGGCGCGCTTCACGGTTCTCGAGATCGACGACGCTGGCGTGCCACTCTGCCTGCGACTCGCCACGTCGCTCGCCGGCAAGATCGCCGCCGATCTCGGCGCCGCGGTGCTCAAGATCGAACCACCCGACGGGGATCCGGTGCGCCGCGCGCCGCCGTTCCTGCCGCAAGGCGAAAGCGCGCTCTACCAGTTCCTCAACACCTCCAAGCGCTCGCTGGCGCTCGATCTGGCGAGCGACGCCGGCCGTGCGGCGCTGGCGCGCCTCCTGGACACCGCCGATGCCTGCCTGTTCGAGGAGCCGGCGTCGCTCGCCGCGTCGATCCGCGCCGGCAAGGCGACGCCGATCGAGATCGCCGCCTTTCCCGCCGGCATGGACGCATCGGTCCCGTTCAGCGCCCTCACGCTGACGGCGCTGAGCGGCATGCTGCACATGGTGGGCGAGCCCGAGCGCAAGCCGCTCAAGCTCGCCGGCCACCAGGCCTCCTATGCCGCGGGCCTCACCGCCTTCACCGGGCTGGCCGCCGCGCTCGCCGCGCGCGACGCCGGGCGCGCGGCGCCGACGGTGCGCGTGTCGCTCGCCGAGGTCATGCAGTGGGTCAACTGGAAGGCGGCGTCCGGCGCCGAAGCGACCGGTGTCTCGCCGGGCCGCGAAGGAAAGCAGTCGGAGTTCCAGGTCGTGCCGTGCCGCGACGGCCACGTCGCCGTCGTCTACACCGTCACGCAATGGCCCGCGACGCGCGACCTGATCGGCGACATCCGGCTGAAGGACGAGAAGTTCGCCACCCGCGCCGGCCGCCGAAAGCACGTGGGGGAGATGTACGCCATCCTGCGGCCGTGGTTTGCCGACAGGACGCGCGCCGAGATCCAGGCGGCGGCGCAGGCCAGGGGCGTGCCGTTCGGTCCGGTCTTCACGCCGCGCGAGCTGCTCGAAACCGAGCAGTACGTCGCGCGCGGCTTCCTCGCCGAGATGGCGCACCCGACGCTGGGCGCACTCCGCCTGCCGCAGCTTCCCGTGCAATGGAACGGCCGCTCGTTCGCGCCGCGTCCGGCGCCGGAGCTCGCTGCCGAAAAGAAGGTGGCGGCATGA